Below is a window of Nitrospirota bacterium DNA.
GCACGAAAGCCACTTTTCATTTTGAAAATACAGGGCCATCTGTTATAATACGTGCCGTATGATCCACGAAATAAAGCTCCACGGCAAAGCAAACGAAAAACTCGACTATTACGTGACCATCTCCGGCGCCGACCTGAGCAGCCGATACTGCTACGAGTGCCTTCCGGACGGGGACCGCTTCTTTTCCGGCGGCAACGAATTCATAATCCAGGCCGACGGCGTGCGCTACATGGGGACCGGCGGGAGTCTCTGCGAATACATGTTCGGAGTTGACCTGCCGCTGAAGGACCTCCTGCGCAAGGACGTGTCCAACCGGCTGGTGATGTACGGCGCTTTTTCCGACAGGAACGATAATATCACCTTCACGAACACCACGTCGGGAAAAGAGTCCTTTGACCAGGTCTTTCTCACCGGGAATGCCGTTTCCAACTACTTCTTTTTCATTCACCCCTCGCAGAAGAGCGAGATCAGGGACATGCAGCGCGAGATCCTGCGGGCCATCGGCAAGCAGGTGAAGCGCAGCGAGACCGTCGGCGCGAACGATGACAGCAGGCTCTGCCGCGAGATCTTCGACGCCCTCGGAGACCCGAAGGCGCTCGTGTTTCTCTTCCGTCTCGTGAACCGGCACAACGAGGAGTATTACCGGACCTTCAACCGGCTCTATACGGAGCGCAAATCCATCGGGACGGCCGGGATGAGCGCCCTGGATGAGCTCGCGAAAAAGCATACGATCCTCCCCTACCAGCAGGAGCGAATCAAGATAGACGGGATGTACAAGCTTCCCGAGAACAAGAAGATCGTCGATGAGTACAAGGACATCCTGATCGCCGTCTCGGAAAAGGGCGAGGTGAGCCCGTCGGAGCTGGCCAAGCTTTCCCGCCTCAGGACCCTTAGCCTCAGGCTCAACATTCCCCACACCCTCTTCGATACGCTGGACGAACTCCTCCTGAAGGACATGAACATCGTGGAGCTCGAGGAGCCGGACTACATCCGCGACACACGGGCCATTTTCGAAGGCCTGTTCTTCCGGACCGACCGCATCCGGGGACAGGTTTCGTCGGAGGACCTGATCAAGCTTCTGAAGGCCAAGGAGCGGTCCACGATGAACCGCGATCCGGCATTCGAGAGCCTCCTGCTCGACACGGTCCGGGCCTGCGACGAGCACGCGCGCGACACCAACGACATGTCGGTCATGGAGGCCATGAGCCATATCCTGACCTATTTCGACCGGTACGACAGCGCCGCGACCACCGTCAACAACCTTGCCTTCATGGAGAACTCCGCACTGAGCGAGGACAACATCCGGAGCCTGTCAGGGAACAAGGAGATCTTCGACGAGATCGATGCCGATTTGTTCCGCAAACTCTTCATCGAGAACCTTCTGGCAAACCGCTACCTCACCCGGTACGGGCGGAAAAAGGTCGAGATCCTCGGGCGGGGGCTGCTGGAGATCAAGGCCGGCAATGCGACGTACCGGGAGGTCGCCTCCAGCCTGTCGCAGATCAACGAGGTGGACAAGCTGTACACGTCCATCCACCGCTACATCAAGGACCGCTTCAAGAGCATCTACGCCGAGCTCAACTCGAAGGACGACCAGGAGATCTTCATCCAGGACCTGAACCGCGAGCTCCAGGCCAAGGGCATCGTTCAGACGCCGGTCCCGCACAGCGTGTTCGAGGAGATCATCCTCGACATACGGAAGGAATCCTTCTACCTGAACAACCTGCTCCCGCACATCATCGTTTCCCGCGACAACCGCGTGCGCGAGGACTTCCTGCTGAACAGCGGACTCGACCGGTTCTATGTTGAGGAGCTCGAAAAGGACTATTTCGACCTGAACAAGATCGAGCAAAATATCCTCGAGGAGCTCAGAAGATAGAATGTTCAGGATCCGCATACTGGACCGCTACATCCTCGCCGAGATCGTCACGCCCTTTCTTCTGAGCATGGCGGCGCTCACCCTCGTGCTGTTCCTGCAGAAGATGTTCCGGCTCGCCGAACTCGTGATCGCCAAGGGCGTCACCGTCGGTTCCATTGTCGCCCTCATCGGTTATATTCTGCCCGGTTTTTTTGTCCTCACCATTCCCATGTCGCTCCTCGTGGCCACGCTCACGGCGTTCTCCCGCCTCGGCTCCGACTCGGAGATCACGGCCATGAAGGCATCCCGGATCAGCCTCTACAACATGATCCGTCCGGCCCTGTTCTTCGCGACGGCGGCATTCATCCTTACGGCCTGGCTGGCGCTGGTCGTCGCGCCCGAGGCCAACCACGCCCTCAAGATCCACCTTTTCAATATCATCAAGTCCCGCGCGCTGGTCGGCGTCGAGCCCGGCGTGTTCAGCAGCACCTTCGACGGCAAGGTCATCTACGTGGACAAGATGGAATCCGTCGACAACATGGAAGGCATATTCATCTCGGACGAACGTTCGGCAAAGGAACCCTACGCGATCGCCGCACGCCGCGGCAGGCTCATTGCCGATCCCGCATCCCTGAAGGTTACCCTGGCCATGACGAACGGCTCCGTCTACGTCCTTCCCCGCGAGGAGGGGACCTATTCGACCATGGCGTTCGATTCGGGCAGCCTGCACCTCGATATCAGCAACGTCCTGCTGCTGAACGGACCGGGGAATCGCGAATTCGACGAGATCGGGAGTCTCGAGCTGTACCGGGACCTGCGGCGGACCCGCGCAGCGGGCAAACCTGCTGTGGACATCGAGAGCGAACTTCACAAGAGGCTCTCGCTCCCCTTTGCCTGCGTGCTTTTCGGGCTCATCGGCGCGCCCCTCGGCATCCGGCGGTCCCGGTCCGGCAAGTCGGCCGGCATCGTCGTTGCCCTGCTCGTTTTCCTGGTCTATTACATCCTGCTCGCGAGCGGCACAAACCTTGCCAACACCGGAAGGCTCTCGCCTGCCGTTGCCTACTGGATGCCGAACGCCCTGATGACCATTGCGGGTGGACTGCTGGTCTTCAAGAAGGGCCGGGAACTGGACTTCGGTATTCTGGGCGGCATGGCAAACGCATATCACCGCCTCAAGGAGCAGAGGAAGAAGCTTGCCTGACGGTTCACAATGAGACTGCTCAGCCGCCACATATTCGGAGAATTCGCCCGGATCTTCCTTGCGATCCTGACCGGGATCCTGGTTCTTTCCGTCTGCATGGACTTCCTGCAGAAAGCGGACAACTTTATCAACAACAAGGCGACCCTCGGCCAGGTTATCTCCTACTTTTTCTACAGCATTCCCGCCATGGCATCGTCCGCCCTTCCGATCGCAGCGCTCGTTGCCGCCCTCCTGTCGCTGGGCAACCTGTCCCGGCATAATGAGGTCATCGCCATGCGCGCCAGCGGCGTGAGCCTGTTCTCGATCATAGCGCCGGTGGTCGCCGGCGGCGTCCTGATCTCGGCCTTCGGCTTCCTCAACAACGAGTTCGTCATGCCGCGCTATACGGCCCGGGCGAACTTCATCAAGAGCGTGGAGATCGAAAAGAAGCAGCAGCGCGTCGTGTTCCAGCAGCGGAAACTCTGGCTCCGGGGGCCCGACAACAGTATCGCGAACATCGACCTGATAACGCCCGAACACACCGAGATGATCGGGCTCAACATCTACAAGATGAGCCCGGACTACTCGGTCCGGGAGCGGATCACCGCGGCAAGCCTGCTATGGCAGAACGGTGCCTGGCGGTTCCAGAACAGCCATAAATATATTTTTTCCGATGACGGGGCATCCGAGCAGAGCGCCGACGGGGAGATCTACAACATCGTGGACAGCCCCCAGGACCTGGGCATGATCGTGAAAAGCTCGGAGGAAATGAACTTTGCAGAGCTGTGGGAGTACGTGAAGCGGCTCAAGACGAGCGGCTACAAGGCGGCCCGGTATGAAGTGGACCTCCACAACAAGCTTGCCTTCCCGCTTTCAAGCATGCTCATGGTCCTGATCGCGACGCCGCTTTCCCTCCAGAAGGTCAGGAGCGGCGGGTTCGGCAGGGGGGTCGCCTTCGCCATCCTGATCGCCTTTCTTTACTGGGGCCTGTCGAGCGTTGGAACGGCGCTCGGCCGTTCGGGCGCTCTGCCGCCCTTCGAGTCGGCATGGCTGGCGAACTTCCTCTTTGCGTCGGCTTCCCTGTTTGTTCTGTTCCGGATGCAGAAAACGAACTGAAAGGCAGCGGCCGGACAGCCGGATCCGGCGATGCGGTCAGCACACGCCTGCCGCGACACCTATGCAAAAGATATTCTTCTCTCAGGCTATCCTTGACGCCCTGATCAGCGAAGGCAAGATCACGCTGGACGGGAACCTCCTTACCCTGATCACCGCGGATAAACCCTCCTTCGAACTCGAGCCGGGCTACCGGATCACCAGGACCGCTGACAACGGTCCCGACCCCCACGGCCTGGTCGGAGCCATCAAGTACGAAAAGGACCTCAGGGCGATGAACGCCGAACTGTATCTCGATTCGGTCCTTTACCGCGAGACGGCCTACGTGGCGGACGCGGGCTTCATCGGCGAAAAAAAGGAGCTCCTGGACAGACTTTCGGACACGGAACTGCTCACCCGGTTCCTGCTCGACAGCCTCCTGTAGGGTGATGCTGAAGCGGATCGTGAAAATACTGCTGGGGCTCGCGCTGCTCCCCTTCTGCCTCGGCTTCACGTGGCAACTGGGGGAAAACGTGTTCGCCATCCCCTACAAGGCCGACGTCCCCTACTACTTCATCGCCGGCGGCTTCGCCTATCTCGCCGTCCATGTGCTCTTCAAGAAACCCATCCTCACCTACGTGTTCGGCCATGAACTGACCCATGCGCTCTTCGCCGTTCTCTTCGGCGGGTCCGTCAAGGCCTTCCGCGCGAGCGAACGGGGCGGCCAGGTCACCGTCACCAAGTCGAACTTCCTGATCACGCTGGCGCCGTACTTCTTTCCGCTCTACACGTTCCTGACCATGGTGCTCTACGGTCTCATGACCGCGGCGGAGGCGAGGGCCGCCGCGTCGGCTTTCGTTTTCTTCGCCGGAGCCACCTTCGCGTTCCACGTTGCGCTGACGGCCATCTTCCTGCAGACGGACCAGAAGGACATCAGGGAGCATGGGGCCCTCTTCTCCTATCCCCTGATCTACCTGTTCAACGTCGTCTTCATGGCGCTGCTCATCCATCTGCTGCTCGCCAAAAAGAACGGCTTTCTCGATTTCCTCGTACATGGTATAATGCACACGGTTCACGTCCTGACGCTGCTGGCCCGGAAGGGGTACGCCCTGCTCCCGTGAACGGCCGCAGGGTACCTTCACCGTACGACGGGTTGATCATGCTCACCATAGGACTCACCGGCGGAATTGCAAGCGGGAAAAGCCTCGTCGCACGCGTCTTCAGTGACCTGGGCGCCCATGTGATCGATGCCGACAAGGTCGTCCATGACCTTCTTGCGAAGGACCAGCCTGCGTGGCGCGATGTGCTCGCCCATTTCGGAGAACGTATCCGTCTCCCCGGGGGGGCCATAGACCGCAGAAAGCTCGGAGAGATCGTGTTCAATGACGAGGCGGAGCGCGCGTGGCTGAACCGCTGCCTTCATCCCCGGGTTTTCGAGGCTTACGCGGCCCGGGTGAAACACCTGTCCTCGCAGGAACCCGATTGCATCGTGGTGCTGGACGCCGCGCTCCTGATCGAGACCGGTTATCATAAGCAGATCGATAAGGTCGTCGTGGTCTACGCCGACGAGGCGCAGCAGCTGCACCGCGTCATGGAGCGGGACGGCCTTCCCCCCGAGCAGGCCGTTGCCCGGATCCGGAGCCAGATGCCGCTCCGGGAAAAGCGGCTGCATGCCGATTACGTGATCGAAAATACCGGCAGCCGGGAAGAGACCGAGCTCCAGGCGCGGGAGGTCTTCGCTGCATTGAAAGGCCTGTCAGGAGGCTGTCCATGAAGCGGGACGCCTTCAGGATCGCGCCGATGAAGG
It encodes the following:
- a CDS encoding TIGR04442 family protein; its protein translation is MIHEIKLHGKANEKLDYYVTISGADLSSRYCYECLPDGDRFFSGGNEFIIQADGVRYMGTGGSLCEYMFGVDLPLKDLLRKDVSNRLVMYGAFSDRNDNITFTNTTSGKESFDQVFLTGNAVSNYFFFIHPSQKSEIRDMQREILRAIGKQVKRSETVGANDDSRLCREIFDALGDPKALVFLFRLVNRHNEEYYRTFNRLYTERKSIGTAGMSALDELAKKHTILPYQQERIKIDGMYKLPENKKIVDEYKDILIAVSEKGEVSPSELAKLSRLRTLSLRLNIPHTLFDTLDELLLKDMNIVELEEPDYIRDTRAIFEGLFFRTDRIRGQVSSEDLIKLLKAKERSTMNRDPAFESLLLDTVRACDEHARDTNDMSVMEAMSHILTYFDRYDSAATTVNNLAFMENSALSEDNIRSLSGNKEIFDEIDADLFRKLFIENLLANRYLTRYGRKKVEILGRGLLEIKAGNATYREVASSLSQINEVDKLYTSIHRYIKDRFKSIYAELNSKDDQEIFIQDLNRELQAKGIVQTPVPHSVFEEIILDIRKESFYLNNLLPHIIVSRDNRVREDFLLNSGLDRFYVEELEKDYFDLNKIEQNILEELRR
- the lptF gene encoding LPS export ABC transporter permease LptF, which produces MFRIRILDRYILAEIVTPFLLSMAALTLVLFLQKMFRLAELVIAKGVTVGSIVALIGYILPGFFVLTIPMSLLVATLTAFSRLGSDSEITAMKASRISLYNMIRPALFFATAAFILTAWLALVVAPEANHALKIHLFNIIKSRALVGVEPGVFSSTFDGKVIYVDKMESVDNMEGIFISDERSAKEPYAIAARRGRLIADPASLKVTLAMTNGSVYVLPREEGTYSTMAFDSGSLHLDISNVLLLNGPGNREFDEIGSLELYRDLRRTRAAGKPAVDIESELHKRLSLPFACVLFGLIGAPLGIRRSRSGKSAGIVVALLVFLVYYILLASGTNLANTGRLSPAVAYWMPNALMTIAGGLLVFKKGRELDFGILGGMANAYHRLKEQRKKLA
- the lptG gene encoding LPS export ABC transporter permease LptG codes for the protein MRLLSRHIFGEFARIFLAILTGILVLSVCMDFLQKADNFINNKATLGQVISYFFYSIPAMASSALPIAALVAALLSLGNLSRHNEVIAMRASGVSLFSIIAPVVAGGVLISAFGFLNNEFVMPRYTARANFIKSVEIEKKQQRVVFQQRKLWLRGPDNSIANIDLITPEHTEMIGLNIYKMSPDYSVRERITAASLLWQNGAWRFQNSHKYIFSDDGASEQSADGEIYNIVDSPQDLGMIVKSSEEMNFAELWEYVKRLKTSGYKAARYEVDLHNKLAFPLSSMLMVLIATPLSLQKVRSGGFGRGVAFAILIAFLYWGLSSVGTALGRSGALPPFESAWLANFLFASASLFVLFRMQKTN
- a CDS encoding M50 family metallopeptidase, producing the protein MKILLGLALLPFCLGFTWQLGENVFAIPYKADVPYYFIAGGFAYLAVHVLFKKPILTYVFGHELTHALFAVLFGGSVKAFRASERGGQVTVTKSNFLITLAPYFFPLYTFLTMVLYGLMTAAEARAAASAFVFFAGATFAFHVALTAIFLQTDQKDIREHGALFSYPLIYLFNVVFMALLIHLLLAKKNGFLDFLVHGIMHTVHVLTLLARKGYALLP
- the coaE gene encoding dephospho-CoA kinase (Dephospho-CoA kinase (CoaE) performs the final step in coenzyme A biosynthesis.); translated protein: MLTIGLTGGIASGKSLVARVFSDLGAHVIDADKVVHDLLAKDQPAWRDVLAHFGERIRLPGGAIDRRKLGEIVFNDEAERAWLNRCLHPRVFEAYAARVKHLSSQEPDCIVVLDAALLIETGYHKQIDKVVVVYADEAQQLHRVMERDGLPPEQAVARIRSQMPLREKRLHADYVIENTGSREETELQAREVFAALKGLSGGCP